In Canis lupus dingo isolate Sandy chromosome 1, ASM325472v2, whole genome shotgun sequence, a single genomic region encodes these proteins:
- the LOC112643412 gene encoding KRAB domain-containing protein 5-like, with translation MASSQGLLTFRDVTIEFSQEEWGCLNHTQRELYRDVMLENYGNLLFLGLVVSKPDLIIFLEQKRELWDVKGKETVAFHPGRWE, from the exons atggccAGTTCCCAG GGACTGCTGACATTCAGGGATGTGACCATAGAATTCTCTCAGGAGGAGTGGGGATGCCTGAACCACACTCAGCGGGAATTGTACAGGGATGTGATGTTAGAGAACTATGGAAACCTTCTCTTCTTGG GTCTTGTTGTGTCAAAGCCAGACCTGATCATCTTTTTGGAGCAAAAGAGGGAGCTCTGGGATGTGAAGGGAAAGGAGACAGTAGCCTTCCATCCAGGTAGGTGGGAATGA